One window from the genome of Magnolia sinica isolate HGM2019 chromosome 4, MsV1, whole genome shotgun sequence encodes:
- the LOC131242857 gene encoding uncharacterized protein LOC131242857 isoform X2 → MSFSRTMMSSSHSNLECFLDCTTPTIPSQFLPKSSIRDLNSLWHPLDKETIEYFTLGDLWDRYDEWSAYGAGAPIILNSGETVVQYYVPYLSAIQIYTSKPNLREESDVGEFESESGSWSDDSESGKRSPSINSSRGWDAGSEDSNFDQEGVWPMHHRLGFLNLEYFERSAPYGRIPLMDKINELAKIYPGLMSFKSVDLSPASWMAVAWYPIYHIPTGRNVRDLSACFLTYHTLSSSFQDDVANAEKGVCSSEAEVRGGKCNGEASGISLPPFGLATYKMQGNLWINPETADHERIISLMSAADSWLKQLRVQHHDYSYFCSHSM, encoded by the exons ATGTCGTTCTCGAGAACgatgatgtcttcttcccattcGAATCTCGAATGCTTTCTTGACTGCACGACGCCGACCATTCCGTCGCAATTCCTTCCTAAG TCGAGCATTCGTGATCTGAACAGCCTGTGGCACCCTCTCGACAAGGAGACGATCGAGTACTTCACGTTGGGAGATCTCTGGGATCGCTACGATGAATGGAGTGCCTACGGCGCAGGGGCGCCGATCATCCTGAACAGCGGCGAGACTGTTGTGCAGTACTACGTCCCGTATCTGTCTGCAATCCAGATCTATACTAGTAAACC GAATTTGAGGGAGGAGAGTGATGTGGgggaatttgagagtgagagTGGATCATGGAGTGATGATAGTGAGAGCGGAAAGAGGTCTCCGAGCATCAATTCAAGCAGGGGTTGGGATGCAGGGTCCGAGGATTCGAACTTCGACCAGGAGGGGGTGTGGCCGATGCATCATCGGCTCGGGTTCCTCAACTTGGAGTACTTTGAGAGGTCTGCTCCTTATGGGAGGATTCCACTCATGGACAAG ATCAATGAATTGGCGAAGATTTATCCGGGTTTGATGTCATTCAAGAGCGTTGATCTTTCGCCTGCTAGCTGGATGGCGGTCGCATG GTATCCTATTTATCACATTCCTACTGGGCGAAACGTGAGGGACTTATCTGCATGCTTCCTTACTTACCATACTCTTTCCTCGTCCTTCCAAG ATGATGTAGCCAATGCAGAGAAGGGAGTCTGCTCTTCGGAAGCCGAAGTCAGGGGTGGGAAATGTAATGGAGAGGCGAGCGGCATTTCTCTTCCACCATTTGGGCTGGCCACTTACAAGATGCAGGGTAACCTTTGGATAAACCCTGAAACTGCTGATCATGAAAGGATCATCTCTCTGATGAGTGCTGCAGATTCTTGGCTGAAGCAGCTCAGAGTCCAACACCATGATTACAGCTACTTCTGCTCACACTCAATGTAA
- the LOC131242857 gene encoding uncharacterized protein LOC131242857 isoform X1, giving the protein MSFSRTMMSSSHSNLECFLDCTTPTIPSQFLPKQSSIRDLNSLWHPLDKETIEYFTLGDLWDRYDEWSAYGAGAPIILNSGETVVQYYVPYLSAIQIYTSKPNLREESDVGEFESESGSWSDDSESGKRSPSINSSRGWDAGSEDSNFDQEGVWPMHHRLGFLNLEYFERSAPYGRIPLMDKINELAKIYPGLMSFKSVDLSPASWMAVAWYPIYHIPTGRNVRDLSACFLTYHTLSSSFQDDVANAEKGVCSSEAEVRGGKCNGEASGISLPPFGLATYKMQGNLWINPETADHERIISLMSAADSWLKQLRVQHHDYSYFCSHSM; this is encoded by the exons ATGTCGTTCTCGAGAACgatgatgtcttcttcccattcGAATCTCGAATGCTTTCTTGACTGCACGACGCCGACCATTCCGTCGCAATTCCTTCCTAAG CAGTCGAGCATTCGTGATCTGAACAGCCTGTGGCACCCTCTCGACAAGGAGACGATCGAGTACTTCACGTTGGGAGATCTCTGGGATCGCTACGATGAATGGAGTGCCTACGGCGCAGGGGCGCCGATCATCCTGAACAGCGGCGAGACTGTTGTGCAGTACTACGTCCCGTATCTGTCTGCAATCCAGATCTATACTAGTAAACC GAATTTGAGGGAGGAGAGTGATGTGGgggaatttgagagtgagagTGGATCATGGAGTGATGATAGTGAGAGCGGAAAGAGGTCTCCGAGCATCAATTCAAGCAGGGGTTGGGATGCAGGGTCCGAGGATTCGAACTTCGACCAGGAGGGGGTGTGGCCGATGCATCATCGGCTCGGGTTCCTCAACTTGGAGTACTTTGAGAGGTCTGCTCCTTATGGGAGGATTCCACTCATGGACAAG ATCAATGAATTGGCGAAGATTTATCCGGGTTTGATGTCATTCAAGAGCGTTGATCTTTCGCCTGCTAGCTGGATGGCGGTCGCATG GTATCCTATTTATCACATTCCTACTGGGCGAAACGTGAGGGACTTATCTGCATGCTTCCTTACTTACCATACTCTTTCCTCGTCCTTCCAAG ATGATGTAGCCAATGCAGAGAAGGGAGTCTGCTCTTCGGAAGCCGAAGTCAGGGGTGGGAAATGTAATGGAGAGGCGAGCGGCATTTCTCTTCCACCATTTGGGCTGGCCACTTACAAGATGCAGGGTAACCTTTGGATAAACCCTGAAACTGCTGATCATGAAAGGATCATCTCTCTGATGAGTGCTGCAGATTCTTGGCTGAAGCAGCTCAGAGTCCAACACCATGATTACAGCTACTTCTGCTCACACTCAATGTAA